A part of Cannabis sativa cultivar Pink pepper isolate KNU-18-1 chromosome 6, ASM2916894v1, whole genome shotgun sequence genomic DNA contains:
- the LOC133039084 gene encoding uncharacterized protein LOC133039084 has product MMRRRQHFFPELYPRKCTVMPSWFTSSLRGRWDAWKSNTDHDGFVWDESILELLRGDPNQFLPSWKGMECIYMAMFLNGLKHWIAMEVNLELWKIFLFDSSLGSLTKDELNSLMDVWCPLLAKLVDQCGVCDTHYMVMVPQMTASESQVRPFDWEMMDNKVVPQTKSSGDCGMYVIEHIEHKLLDLPFDGVHDQHMSLFRRRWAIDLFYRNLA; this is encoded by the exons ATGATGAGGAGGAGGCAACACTTCTTCCCGGAGTTGTACCCACGTAAGTGTACTGTGATGCCATCTTGGTTTACCTCATCGTTGAGGGGTCGGTGGGATGCTTGGAAGAGCAATACTGACCATGATGGTTTTGTTTGGGATGAGTCCATCTTGGAACTCCTTCGTGGGGATCCAAACCAATTTTTGCCTTCTTGGAAGGGTATGGAGTGCATATACATGGCCATGTTCTTGAACGGACTGAAACATTGGATCGCTATGGAGGTCAATCTTGAGTTGTGGAAGATATTCCTCTTCGATTCGAGTCTTGGATCTCTAACGAAAGACGAACTGAATTCGCTTATGGATGTGTGGTGCCCTTTACTAGCCAAATTGGTGGACCAGTGTGGTGTATGTGACACTCATTACATGGTGATGGTCCCTCAAATGACAGCCTCCGAAAGTCAGGTCAGACCCTTCGACTGGGAAATGATGGACAATAAAGTTGTACCTCAGACAAAATCGAG CGGCGATTGTGGAATGTACGTCATAGAGCATATTGAGCATAAGTTATTGGATCTACCATTCGATGGAGTACATGATCAGCATATGTCGCTCTTTCGCCGTAGATGGGCGATAGATTTATTCTACCGTAACTTGGCATGA
- the LOC115723974 gene encoding uncharacterized protein LOC115723974, with the protein MEEDLALHFEKGQFLNVDSCGPYTLQVHPGRTVLTGGVVDLQEKSCTCGLFQCMKFPCPHACAASQERSISVYTLCSPYYTTEYWRRTYEGTIMPVGDEDDWELPDDIKNMTVGVPVEKQPVGRPKKQKVGRIKNNRTACNGERIIKSRKCSKCGATGHNRSTCTYRGLT; encoded by the coding sequence atggaggaggacttggcattgcattttgaaaaaggtCAGTTTTTGAACGTTGACTCATGCGGGCCTTACACGTTGCAGGTTCACCCTGGAAGAACAGTTCTCACCGGTGGCGTAGTGGACTTGCAGGAAAAGAGTTGCACTTGCGGCTTGTTCCAGTGCATGAAGTTTCCTTGTCCTCATGCATGTGCTGCATCTCAGGAGCGAAGTATTAGCGTGTACACACTATGCTCGCCATATTACACAACCGAATATTGGAGGAGAACATACGAAGGAACAATTATGCCagttggtgacgaggatgattgggaatTACCTGATGACATAAAGAACATGACAGTTGGAGTGCCTGTTGAGAAGCAACCAGTAGGGCGACCCAAGAAGCAAAAGGTTGGAAGAATTAAGAACAACCGAACTGCTTGTAATGGTGAAAGGATTATCAAATCACGAAAATGTAGCAAGTGCGGTGCCACGGGACACAACAGAAGCACTTGCACCTACCGAGGTTTaacataa